A window of the Narcine bancroftii isolate sNarBan1 chromosome 4, sNarBan1.hap1, whole genome shotgun sequence genome harbors these coding sequences:
- the LOC138761503 gene encoding testis-specific serine/threonine-protein kinase 1-like, with protein sequence MDDGEVLKKRGYTLGIHLGEGMYAKVKCAYSELLEANVAIKIIDRRKAPADFQKKFLPRELEILALLRHRYVIRTYEIFETSDGKIYIVMELGEQGDLLDFIKARGALPEQMARTMFRQLALAVQYCHEMDVVHRDLKCENILLDKDFNIKLSDFGFSKRCVTDDLGRPLLSKTFCGSPAYAAPEIIQAIPYHPKVCDIWSLGVILFVMVCGSMPYNDTHIKKMLRLQKEHRVDFPHSAPVPGDCRDLIYRMLHPTMRKRLTIGEVLEHAWLISTRKMSKTVEATLEKYGQQRDEESKSEILPQEKAKGSMYQHQVAVESEHKEGTKMDLKLDEFRSEAETSGKIMVQTIEPKTSRHKSRILRVKNQDQPDDIEVYPDQENFIDAVRKAKQNKSKPVGKKGKRLKKYNY encoded by the coding sequence ATGGATGACGGAGAGGTCTTGAAGAAGCGAGGATACACCTTGGGGATCCACTTGGGAGAGGGGATGTACGCCAAAGTCAAGTGCGCCTACTCTGAGCTTCTCGAGGCTAATGTGGCCATTAAAATCATTGATCGGAGAAAGGCGCCCGCTGACTTCCAGAAGAAGTTTCTACCACGGGAGCTGGAGATCCTGGCCCTGCTCCGACACCGTTACGTCATCAGAACATATGAGATATTCGAGACTTCCGATGGGAAGATTTACATCGTTATGGAGCTGGGGGAGCAGGGGGACTTGCTGGACTTCATCAAGGCCAGGGGTGCCCTGCCAGAGCAAATGGCGCGGACCATGTTTCGACAGCTGGCATTGGCTGTCCAATACTGTCACGAGATGGATGTGGTCCACCGGGACCTCAAGTGTGAGAACATCCTCCTGGACAAGGACTTTAACATCAAACTCTCTGACTTTGGCTTTTCCAAGCGGTGCGTGACCGATGACCTGGGGAGGCCCCTACTGAGCAAAACCTTCTGTGGCTCCCCAGCGTACGCCGCTCCCGAGATCATCCAGGCCATCCCATACCATCCCAAAGTGTGCGACATCTGGAGCCTTGGGGTCATCCTCTTTGTCATGGTGTGTGGGTCGATGCCGTACAACGACACCCACATCAAGAAGATGCTCAGGCTCCAGAAGGAGCACCGGGTGGACTTCCCTCACTCTGCCCCGGTGCCGGGAGACTGCAGGGACCTGATCTATCGAATGCTTCACCCCACCATGAGGAAGCGTCTCACCATCGGCGAGGTCTTGGAGCATGCCTGGCTCATCTCCACGCGGAAGATGTCCAAGACGGTGGAGGCAACCTTGGAGAAGTACGGGCAGCAGAGGGACGAAGAGTCCAAGAGTGAAATCCTGCCCCAGGAAAAGGCCAAAGGATCAATGTACCAGCATCAAGTGGCCGTGGAATCTGAACACAAGGAAGGGACCAAGATGGACCTCAAGCTGGACGAGTTCAGGTCAGAAGCTGAAACCAGTGGCAAAATAATGGTACAAACAATTGAACCGAAAACCAGTCGGCACAAATCCAGAATCCTCAGAGTGAAAAATCAGGATCAACCTGATGATATTGAGGTTTACCCTGACCAGGAGAACTTCATCGATGCAGTTAGAAAAGCAAAGCAAAACAAGTCAAAGCCCGTTGGGAAGAAGGGCAAACGCTTGAAGAAGTACAATTACTAG